The Candidatus Vesicomyosocius sp. SY067_SCS001 genome includes a window with the following:
- the yihA gene encoding ribosome biogenesis GTP-binding protein YihA/YsxC, protein MCKHYHQAKFLLSCPSLKDCPPDQGYEVIFAGRSNAGKSSAINTLTLQNKLAKVSRTPGRTQHLVFFEIDKDRRLADLPGYGYAKAPKHIKMQWYKNMNEYFNQRDCLRGAVLVMDVRHPLKPFDQMMLEWCHNIHLPTQIILTKSDKLKKSAASNTYFKVLDQIKKYSYVDVQLFSSLKKQGLKRLWTRLDTFFGYVD, encoded by the coding sequence ATGTGCAAACACTATCACCAAGCTAAATTTCTGCTCTCCTGTCCTTCTTTAAAAGATTGTCCACCAGACCAAGGATATGAAGTTATTTTTGCTGGTAGATCGAATGCAGGCAAATCAAGTGCCATTAATACACTAACACTACAAAATAAACTTGCTAAGGTATCACGTACGCCTGGCAGAACTCAACACTTGGTTTTTTTTGAAATTGACAAAGATCGTCGCTTAGCTGATTTACCTGGTTATGGCTACGCTAAAGCACCAAAACATATTAAAATGCAATGGTATAAAAACATGAATGAGTACTTTAATCAGCGCGATTGTCTTCGCGGTGCAGTACTAGTTATGGATGTTCGCCATCCACTTAAACCATTTGACCAAATGATGCTTGAGTGGTGTCATAATATTCATTTACCCACACAAATCATACTAACCAAGTCTGACAAACTCAAAAAAAGCGCTGCCAGCAATACGTATTTTAAAGTCCTTGATCAAATCAAAAAATACTCTTATGTTGATGTACAGTTATTCTCTAGCCTAAAAAAACAAGGCTTAAAAAGATTGTGGACTCGATTAGATACTTTTTTTGGTTATGTTGATTAA
- the rplO gene encoding 50S ribosomal protein L15, producing the protein MQLNTLSPAQGEKKSRKRVGRGIGSGFGKTCGSGHKGQKSRSGGFNKIGFEGGQMPLQRRLPKVGFSSRISIITSQVTLSEINRLTEIDITIEVFKAHNLINKNIKHVKVILSGKITRPVILTGIKVTKGAKLAIEAVKGSVSE; encoded by the coding sequence ATGCAATTAAATACATTATCACCTGCACAAGGTGAAAAGAAATCAAGAAAACGCGTGGGGCGCGGTATTGGTAGCGGTTTTGGTAAAACTTGTGGTAGTGGTCATAAGGGTCAAAAATCACGCTCTGGTGGTTTTAATAAGATTGGTTTTGAGGGTGGTCAAATGCCTTTGCAACGTCGCCTTCCTAAGGTTGGATTTTCATCAAGAATATCTATTATCACCTCTCAAGTAACACTATCTGAAATTAATAGATTAACTGAGATTGATATTACTATTGAGGTTTTCAAAGCGCATAATTTAATTAATAAAAATATTAAGCATGTAAAAGTTATACTTTCTGGTAAAATAACTAGGCCAGTTATATTGACTGGAATTAAAGTAACTAAAGGTGCAAAGTTGGCTATTGAAGCTGTTAAAGGTTCAGTGAGCGAGTAA
- a CDS encoding polynucleotide adenylyltransferase — translation MKIYLVGGAVRDRLLGIADENTEKDWVVVGSSSTEMLGLGYRQVGKDFPVFLHPGTQEEYALARVERKVGIGYKKFEFDVSSSVTLEQDLSRRDLTINAIAQKDDELFDPFNGQEDLNNGILRHVSNDFSDDPVRVLRVARFAAYFKNFGFEVEQETYQLMRQMVASGEVDSLTPERVFKELNKALSYRTPSAFFKVLTACGAYQKVFPSLNNHIYQNYSNSFEFLDNLNTNKAHIKFSIWLKDENKYNIKCPKQYQQLSELTSQFYQFSKDFINKSSREIFDFFTQTDALRRQDRFEDLLTVFKLLEIDIVPIKHLKNLLKNIDISRLDKLDFGKSIQIEKRLIIDLFIRRTKK, via the coding sequence ATGAAAATTTATTTAGTTGGTGGTGCAGTACGTGATCGCTTGTTGGGAATTGCAGATGAAAATACTGAAAAAGATTGGGTTGTAGTTGGTTCATCTAGTACTGAAATGTTGGGTTTAGGCTATCGCCAAGTTGGTAAAGATTTTCCTGTATTTTTACATCCAGGTACACAAGAAGAATATGCCTTAGCAAGGGTAGAACGAAAAGTAGGTATTGGATATAAAAAGTTTGAATTTGATGTTTCAAGCTCAGTCACGTTAGAGCAAGATTTGTCACGTCGTGATTTGACAATTAATGCAATTGCACAAAAAGACGATGAGTTATTTGACCCATTTAATGGTCAAGAAGATCTAAATAATGGTATTTTACGCCATGTATCTAATGATTTTAGTGACGATCCAGTGCGTGTGTTACGTGTGGCTAGATTTGCAGCATATTTTAAAAATTTTGGCTTTGAAGTAGAACAGGAAACTTACCAATTAATGAGACAAATGGTTGCTTCAGGTGAAGTTGATTCTCTAACTCCTGAGCGTGTATTTAAAGAGCTTAATAAAGCTTTATCATATAGAACTCCATCAGCTTTTTTTAAAGTATTAACTGCTTGTGGCGCTTATCAAAAAGTTTTTCCTAGTCTTAATAATCACATATATCAAAATTATAGTAACTCTTTTGAATTTCTAGATAATCTTAATACTAATAAGGCGCATATTAAATTTTCTATTTGGCTTAAAGATGAGAATAAGTACAACATTAAATGTCCTAAACAGTATCAACAATTATCCGAACTTACTAGCCAGTTTTATCAATTTTCAAAGGATTTTATTAATAAATCCAGTAGAGAAATATTTGATTTTTTCACTCAAACTGATGCTCTTAGACGCCAAGATAGATTTGAAGATTTACTTACTGTATTTAAATTATTGGAGATTGATATTGTGCCTATTAAACATTTAAAAAATTTACTTAAAAATATTGATATATCTAGACTAGATAAATTAGATTTTGGTAAATCTATTCAAATAGAGAAAAGATTAATTATTGATTTATTTATTAGAAGAACAAAGAAATAA
- a CDS encoding DNA-directed RNA polymerase subunit alpha — MQGSARDFLKPKLVESSQTGVNEFKVILEPLERGFGHTLGNAIRRTLLSSMTGFAVTEVVIDGVMHEFSTIDGVQEDVLDILLNLKEVSVVLNTTETAQVIIDKKGPCEITVADIETNGIDITTFNPDKVIATINDEGHMRMTLKITTGIGYDAAASRTDEASSIGGMQLDASFSPIKRVSFTVDAARVKQKVNLDKLNIMIETNGSVNAEVAIKRVATILQEQLSSFVELELVEEEESLPTSEDFDPQLLAAVDELELTVRSANCLKAEQIYYIGDLIQKSEQDLLRTPNLGRKSLNEIKEVLTEKGLSLGTNIENWPPVDLMSE; from the coding sequence ATGCAAGGTAGTGCAAGAGATTTTTTAAAGCCAAAGCTAGTTGAGTCTTCTCAAACTGGTGTTAATGAATTCAAAGTCATTCTTGAGCCTCTTGAACGGGGTTTTGGTCATACTTTAGGCAATGCTATAAGAAGAACGTTGTTGTCTTCTATGACTGGCTTTGCTGTGACTGAAGTTGTAATTGATGGTGTTATGCATGAATTTTCTACAATTGATGGAGTTCAAGAAGATGTATTAGATATTTTACTTAATCTTAAAGAGGTTTCAGTTGTATTAAATACAACTGAAACCGCACAAGTTATTATTGATAAGAAAGGTCCATGTGAAATTACGGTAGCTGATATTGAGACTAATGGTATTGATATTACGACATTTAATCCTGATAAGGTTATTGCAACAATTAATGATGAAGGTCATATGCGTATGACACTTAAAATTACTACTGGTATTGGTTATGATGCTGCTGCGTCACGTACTGATGAAGCATCAAGTATTGGTGGTATGCAGTTGGATGCAAGTTTTTCTCCTATTAAACGCGTTAGTTTTACGGTAGATGCGGCACGTGTTAAGCAGAAAGTTAATCTTGATAAATTAAATATTATGATTGAGACTAATGGCTCAGTTAATGCGGAAGTTGCTATTAAACGTGTAGCAACAATTTTACAAGAACAATTGTCTTCATTTGTTGAGTTAGAGCTGGTCGAGGAAGAAGAATCATTACCAACATCAGAAGATTTTGATCCACAGTTATTAGCAGCAGTAGATGAGTTAGAATTAACCGTACGTAGTGCGAATTGCTTAAAGGCAGAACAGATATATTATATTGGTGATTTAATCCAAAAATCTGAGCAAGATTTACTAAGAACTCCTAATTTAGGCCGTAAATCACTTAATGAAATTAAAGAAGTATTAACTGAAAAAGGGCTTTCTTTAGGTACAAATATTGAAAATTGGCCACCAGTTGATTTAATGAGTGAATAA
- the rpsD gene encoding 30S ribosomal protein S4: MARYIGPTCKLARREGADLFLKSGIRSLDSKCKVTQLPGMHGANARRQKGTEYGLQLREKQKIRRIYGILEKQFRLYYKKASQKKGSTGENLLSLLECRLDNVVYRMGFSSTRAEARQLVSHKSIMVNGLVVNIPSYQVSVNDKISIRDKAKKQSRIQLALELAIQSTQPQWLDVDNKTLKGVFKNVPSRDELPSDIQEHLIVELYSK; encoded by the coding sequence ATGGCTAGATATATTGGACCTACTTGTAAATTAGCACGTCGAGAAGGCGCTGACTTATTTCTTAAAAGTGGTATTAGATCGTTGGATTCTAAGTGTAAGGTTACTCAACTTCCTGGTATGCACGGTGCTAACGCCCGTCGTCAAAAAGGCACAGAGTATGGTTTACAATTACGTGAAAAACAAAAAATAAGACGTATTTATGGCATTTTAGAAAAGCAATTTCGTCTATATTATAAAAAAGCTTCACAGAAGAAAGGTTCTACAGGTGAAAATTTATTATCACTGCTTGAGTGTCGGTTGGATAATGTTGTTTATCGTATGGGGTTTTCCTCCACACGTGCCGAGGCACGACAATTAGTTTCGCATAAGTCTATTATGGTTAATGGGTTGGTTGTTAATATTCCTTCTTATCAAGTAAGTGTTAATGATAAAATTTCAATTAGAGATAAAGCTAAAAAGCAAAGTCGTATTCAATTGGCACTTGAGTTGGCTATACAATCAACTCAACCACAATGGCTTGATGTTGATAACAAGACCCTTAAAGGTGTGTTTAAAAATGTTCCTTCTCGTGATGAATTACCATCAGACATTCAAGAACATTTAATTGTTGAACTGTATTCTAAATAA
- the rpsK gene encoding 30S ribosomal protein S11, whose amino-acid sequence MISKSSSKKKSKKVITDGIAHIHATFNNTIVMITDRHGNTVCWATSGGSGFRGSRKSTPFAAQVAAGSCGEKALAFGMKNLEVHVKGPGPGRDSAIRGLNAQGLKIQSITDVTPIPHNGCRPSKKRRV is encoded by the coding sequence ATGATATCTAAATCATCTTCAAAAAAGAAATCTAAAAAAGTAATAACTGATGGTATTGCTCATATTCACGCGACTTTTAATAATACCATTGTGATGATTACAGATCGTCATGGTAATACGGTTTGTTGGGCAACCTCAGGCGGTTCTGGTTTTAGAGGCTCAAGAAAGTCCACCCCATTTGCTGCACAAGTGGCTGCAGGTAGTTGTGGTGAGAAAGCATTGGCTTTTGGCATGAAAAATTTAGAAGTTCATGTTAAAGGCCCGGGTCCTGGTAGAGATTCAGCAATTCGCGGTCTTAATGCGCAGGGTTTAAAAATTCAATCAATCACAGATGTGACACCAATCCCTCATAATGGTTGTCGTCCTTCTAAGAAACGTAGAGTATAA
- the secY gene encoding preprotein translocase subunit SecY: MNQPLGFSQDLSKRILFLLSALIIFRLGTHITIPFISSVALASLVQNQQGTILDMFNMFSGGALERLSIFTLGIMPYISASIIIQLMTSVVPKLEQLKKEGETGKRRITQYTRIGTVILAVFQSYGISIALQEQSSSGVALVTQGGFTFSMVTVVTLTTGTLFLMWLGEQITEKGIGNGISMIIFAGIVSGLPSAFGSTLSLVSTGELSIILVVILLIMTSLVIAFVVFMERGQRRITVNYAKRQRGRKMIGAQSSYLPLKINMAGVIPPIFASSIILFPATLGGWFSRSEGMGWLADITASISPGQPLYVLFYGLAIVFFTFFYTALTFDSKDTADNLRKSGGFIPGIRPGKHSADYIDSVMSRLTASGAVYITAVCLLPEFLILYWNVPFYFGGTSLLIIVVVVMDFIAQAQSHLMSNQYGSLMKKAGLN; this comes from the coding sequence ATGAACCAACCTTTAGGCTTTTCTCAAGATTTATCAAAGCGTATACTTTTTTTATTGAGCGCATTAATTATTTTTAGGTTGGGTACACATATTACCATTCCATTTATTTCAAGTGTAGCATTAGCTTCTCTCGTACAAAATCAGCAAGGCACTATTTTAGATATGTTTAATATGTTTTCAGGTGGTGCACTAGAAAGATTGTCTATTTTTACTTTAGGTATTATGCCTTATATCTCGGCATCTATTATTATTCAGTTGATGACCTCTGTTGTTCCAAAATTAGAGCAATTAAAGAAAGAAGGCGAAACAGGTAAACGTAGAATTACACAATATACACGTATAGGTACAGTGATATTAGCGGTATTTCAATCTTATGGTATTTCTATTGCCTTACAAGAACAAAGTTCTAGTGGTGTTGCTTTAGTGACTCAAGGTGGTTTTACTTTTAGTATGGTTACTGTAGTAACATTAACTACAGGAACTTTATTTTTAATGTGGCTAGGTGAACAAATTACAGAAAAAGGTATTGGTAATGGCATTTCAATGATTATTTTTGCTGGTATTGTTTCAGGCTTGCCTTCGGCATTTGGTTCAACTTTATCGTTAGTATCTACAGGCGAGTTAAGTATTATTTTGGTAGTAATTTTATTAATCATGACATCATTAGTAATAGCTTTTGTAGTCTTTATGGAGCGAGGTCAACGTCGTATTACAGTTAATTATGCTAAACGTCAGCGAGGTCGTAAAATGATTGGCGCTCAAAGTTCATATTTACCATTAAAAATTAATATGGCAGGTGTTATTCCACCAATTTTTGCTTCATCAATTATTTTATTTCCAGCAACATTAGGAGGCTGGTTTTCGAGAAGTGAAGGTATGGGTTGGTTGGCAGATATAACTGCAAGTATTTCTCCAGGACAACCTTTGTATGTTTTATTTTATGGATTGGCTATTGTGTTTTTTACTTTTTTTTATACGGCATTAACATTTGATTCAAAAGATACAGCTGATAATTTACGTAAGTCAGGTGGTTTTATTCCAGGTATTAGACCAGGTAAACATTCAGCAGATTATATTGATTCGGTTATGTCTAGGCTAACAGCATCTGGTGCGGTTTATATTACAGCTGTTTGTTTGTTGCCAGAGTTTTTAATTTTATACTGGAATGTGCCGTTTTATTTTGGTGGTACTAGTTTATTAATCATCGTTGTTGTGGTGATGGATTTTATTGCACAAGCCCAATCTCATTTGATGTCTAATCAGTATGGATCATTAATGAAGAAGGCGGGTTTAAATTAA
- the rpsE gene encoding 30S ribosomal protein S5, with protein sequence MAGYKENNIIDNNYIEKLVNIRRVVKVVKGGRIFGFSALVVVGDGNGKVGYGTGKAREVPVAIQKAMDKARKAMKSVPLVNGTLYYSIISNVGAAKVYMQPASEGTGVIAGGPMRSVLEAVGVHNILAKCNGTRNPISVVRATVEGLTSMLSPQLVANKRGMTVDQITGEE encoded by the coding sequence ATGGCTGGATATAAGGAAAATAACATTATTGATAATAATTATATTGAAAAGTTAGTTAATATTCGTCGTGTTGTAAAAGTAGTTAAAGGTGGTCGTATATTTGGTTTTTCAGCGTTAGTTGTTGTCGGTGATGGTAATGGTAAAGTTGGCTATGGAACAGGAAAAGCTCGTGAAGTTCCTGTTGCTATTCAAAAAGCAATGGATAAAGCTCGTAAGGCAATGAAGAGTGTTCCACTGGTAAATGGCACACTTTATTATTCAATTATCTCAAATGTTGGTGCGGCGAAAGTTTATATGCAACCAGCTTCAGAAGGTACAGGTGTAATTGCTGGCGGCCCAATGCGTAGTGTATTGGAAGCGGTTGGCGTACATAATATCTTGGCGAAATGTAATGGTACTCGTAATCCAATTAGTGTGGTACGTGCTACTGTCGAAGGTTTGACTTCTATGTTATCCCCACAATTGGTTGCTAATAAGCGTGGTATGACTGTTGATCAAATTACTGGAGAGGAATGA
- the rpmD gene encoding 50S ribosomal protein L30, whose protein sequence is MAEENRTVKKVTTIQKPQVSNKHNTVSVTLVKSFYGRLPSHRKTIVGLGLKRINHTKEFKDTPEIRGMINKVAYLLKVED, encoded by the coding sequence ATGGCTGAAGAAAATAGAACAGTTAAAAAAGTAACAACTATCCAAAAGCCGCAAGTATCTAATAAGCATAACACAGTTAGTGTTACCTTGGTTAAAAGTTTTTATGGTCGCTTACCATCTCATCGTAAAACCATTGTAGGGCTTGGTTTAAAGCGCATTAACCATACAAAAGAGTTTAAAGATACTCCTGAAATTAGAGGTATGATTAATAAAGTGGCTTACTTACTAAAAGTAGAGGATTAG
- the rpsU gene encoding 30S ribosomal protein S21: MPSIKVRENEPFDIALRRFRRICDRAGVITDVRKKEFFEKPTWISKRMKAAAVKRTHKEMAKNRVHRKRMY; the protein is encoded by the coding sequence ATGCCCTCAATTAAAGTAAGAGAAAATGAACCTTTTGATATTGCACTTAGACGTTTTCGTCGTATCTGTGACAGGGCTGGTGTTATTACTGATGTAAGAAAGAAGGAATTCTTTGAAAAGCCAACTTGGATTAGTAAACGTATGAAAGCAGCTGCTGTTAAAAGAACACACAAAGAGATGGCTAAAAATCGGGTTCATCGTAAGCGTATGTATTAG
- the rpmJ gene encoding 50S ribosomal protein L36, which yields MKVRASVKRICNNCKIIKRHGVVRVICKEPRHKQRQG from the coding sequence ATGAAGGTAAGAGCATCAGTTAAGAGAATTTGCAATAATTGTAAAATTATTAAGCGTCATGGAGTTGTTCGTGTTATTTGTAAAGAACCCCGTCATAAGCAAAGACAAGGTTAA
- the rpsM gene encoding 30S ribosomal protein S13, whose product MARIAGINIPTHKHIVIGLQSIFGIGDTRAREICITLKLDPVTKVANITEDQLELIRTEIAKYKVEGDLRRQLAMDIKRLKDLGCYRGVRHRKSLPLRGQRTKTNARTRKGPRRLIK is encoded by the coding sequence ATGGCTAGAATTGCAGGAATAAATATTCCAACACATAAACATATTGTGATTGGCTTACAGTCAATTTTTGGTATAGGTGATACAAGAGCAAGAGAAATTTGTATTACTCTAAAATTAGACCCAGTTACTAAAGTTGCCAACATTACTGAAGATCAATTGGAATTAATTCGTACAGAAATTGCTAAGTATAAAGTTGAAGGTGATCTTCGTCGTCAACTTGCTATGGATATCAAACGTCTTAAAGATTTAGGCTGTTATCGTGGTGTTCGTCATAGAAAATCATTACCATTACGTGGTCAAAGGACAAAAACAAACGCAAGAACTCGTAAGGGTCCTCGTCGTCTAATTAAATAA
- the rplQ gene encoding 50S ribosomal protein L17 → MRHRKSGRQLNRNASHRKAMFKNMANSLLLYKTIRTTLPKAKELRRIVEPLITKAKIDSVANRRNVSSKLRDSLIVAKLFTELAPFYKDRPGGYTRILKAGFRTGDKAAMAIIQLIDLETMTDTIAGTTIS, encoded by the coding sequence ATGAGACATAGAAAATCAGGTAGACAATTAAATCGTAATGCATCTCACCGTAAGGCAATGTTTAAAAATATGGCAAATTCATTGTTGTTATATAAGACTATTAGAACGACTTTACCTAAAGCAAAAGAGCTTAGACGCATTGTTGAACCATTAATTACTAAAGCTAAAATTGACAGTGTTGCTAATCGTCGTAATGTGTCCTCAAAATTACGTGATAGTTTAATAGTTGCTAAGTTGTTTACTGAATTAGCACCATTCTATAAAGATCGTCCTGGTGGTTATACTCGTATTTTAAAAGCTGGTTTTCGCACTGGCGATAAAGCAGCAATGGCAATTATTCAATTGATTGACCTTGAAACTATGACAGATACAATTGCTGGAACTACTATTTCATAA
- a CDS encoding PD-(D/E)XK nuclease family protein, whose protein sequence is MLINVDLTKLNAKNIIILANNQQVVAFKKTFNIQHGNAQLPIILSWKQYLLHTWHKINPNSSLRFIEQIESRYLIKQSIQKLGKKTNQHLLDEVIKNYNYYTNYLIDLSELYRSKIHSSKLFSIWINTYQDTKSNLDLIDLQDLPKLIIKAKISITKPHIYGFKTLTPQQQLLFDIIGYQQINAINTHNVSAFTFDTVTSEIFEAAKWAKTHFDINPNKSIAIVNPRSNDIQYQLSSIFNQVFGDLLTEIKEKSYTIPLRLRLNQYPIIQDLLSILTLSAQIQHNKIRSTLFNQVITCVYVFGYQKERSDRNLLKNQVLSLLTDKFNLDKIDEALSKCPILKTIINNIKCIQPTNDTLESHLLAFNNTLKTWGFATDRNLSNTEYQIFKKYLETSLELNRLSSYYDKISTQSAIKQLNNLTTQILFQAQTSKTNIQILSVSEAYGLYFDEAWVLGMTNQFLPTRLKLPRFITYDISIKHHIPHTDYKLIATDAKKTLASLNSIAGKVIFSYAVTHLGSEQLPSPLVKFDPLINTNHIRKIFPIALESINDTNTTHLEKTQVKSGVRILKDQMACAFKGFVHRLNIPNFNAPHIGINRLEQGYIIHNTLQYIYQKITSKKQLLALSTKELDKLILNTIKAALRHYPSSSFKKIEKLRLSRLIHNFIAVDKLREDFYILKTEQSITINIANLEFKIRLDRLDQMNNGDKIIFDYKTSSTSIYNWCDNAISKPQLPIYAVTNNVQGAAFIELTSHKINFKGLSEDSNSLPKQSKYKGKCQSWDKQLKIWKHILNTASFDFQNGNAAVLPNKNACNYCKFYLFCRVKK, encoded by the coding sequence ATGTTGATTAATGTCGATTTAACCAAACTTAATGCTAAAAATATTATTATTTTAGCCAATAACCAACAAGTAGTGGCTTTTAAAAAAACATTCAACATTCAACATGGCAACGCCCAATTACCAATAATCTTATCTTGGAAACAGTACTTACTCCACACTTGGCACAAAATTAATCCTAACTCAAGCTTACGCTTTATTGAACAGATTGAATCAAGATATCTTATCAAACAATCTATACAAAAATTAGGGAAAAAAACTAACCAGCACCTATTAGATGAAGTGATTAAAAATTATAATTATTACACCAATTATTTAATTGATTTATCTGAGTTATATCGTTCAAAAATACACTCATCCAAATTATTTAGCATTTGGATTAACACCTATCAGGATACTAAATCAAACTTAGATTTAATCGATTTACAAGACCTGCCAAAGTTAATTATTAAAGCTAAAATATCAATCACAAAACCTCATATATATGGATTTAAAACTTTAACTCCTCAACAACAACTCTTATTTGATATAATTGGATACCAACAAATTAACGCTATCAACACTCACAATGTATCAGCTTTCACTTTTGATACCGTTACAAGCGAAATCTTCGAAGCCGCTAAGTGGGCAAAAACACACTTTGACATCAACCCTAACAAGTCAATTGCTATTGTAAATCCAAGATCTAATGATATACAGTATCAGTTAAGTTCTATTTTTAATCAAGTTTTTGGTGATTTACTCACTGAAATTAAAGAAAAATCCTATACCATACCTTTAAGATTACGTTTAAATCAATACCCAATAATTCAAGATTTATTATCAATATTAACACTATCCGCTCAAATACAACACAATAAAATTAGAAGCACGTTATTTAACCAAGTTATTACTTGCGTTTATGTATTTGGCTACCAAAAAGAAAGATCAGATAGAAATTTGTTAAAAAACCAAGTTTTGTCTTTATTGACTGATAAATTTAATTTAGATAAAATTGATGAAGCTCTATCTAAATGCCCAATATTAAAAACTATTATTAATAACATCAAATGTATACAACCAACAAATGACACATTAGAATCACACCTTTTAGCCTTTAACAACACACTTAAAACTTGGGGATTTGCTACTGATAGAAATCTCAGCAACACCGAATATCAAATATTTAAAAAATACTTAGAAACTAGTTTAGAGCTAAATCGGCTTTCATCTTATTACGACAAAATTAGCACTCAATCTGCTATTAAACAATTAAATAATTTAACCACACAAATACTTTTTCAAGCACAAACAAGTAAAACCAACATTCAAATTCTAAGTGTTTCAGAAGCTTATGGCTTATATTTTGACGAAGCTTGGGTGCTAGGTATGACTAATCAGTTTCTACCTACACGACTCAAATTACCACGCTTTATTACGTATGATATTAGCATAAAACACCATATCCCACACACAGATTACAAACTAATTGCAACTGATGCTAAAAAAACACTGGCAAGCTTAAATTCAATTGCCGGTAAGGTCATTTTTTCCTATGCAGTAACACACCTTGGCAGTGAACAATTACCTTCGCCACTGGTAAAATTTGACCCATTAATTAATACAAACCATATTCGAAAAATATTTCCCATTGCGCTAGAATCTATTAATGATACCAACACTACTCATTTAGAAAAAACCCAAGTAAAATCAGGTGTTCGTATTTTAAAAGACCAAATGGCTTGTGCTTTCAAAGGCTTCGTACATCGATTGAATATCCCAAATTTTAATGCACCACATATCGGTATAAATCGATTAGAGCAAGGATATATTATTCACAACACCTTACAATATATTTATCAAAAAATTACTTCAAAGAAACAGCTTTTAGCACTTAGCACTAAAGAGCTTGACAAACTTATTCTTAACACAATAAAAGCCGCACTAAGACACTATCCAAGCTCTAGTTTTAAAAAAATAGAAAAACTCAGACTTTCTCGTCTTATTCATAATTTCATTGCAGTTGATAAACTCAGAGAAGATTTTTATATACTAAAAACTGAACAAAGTATTACTATTAATATTGCCAATTTAGAATTCAAAATCCGCCTAGATAGGCTTGATCAAATGAATAATGGCGATAAAATAATCTTCGATTACAAAACAAGTTCCACTTCAATTTACAATTGGTGTGATAATGCTATTAGTAAGCCGCAACTCCCTATTTACGCTGTTACTAACAATGTTCAAGGTGCGGCTTTTATTGAACTAACCTCACACAAAATAAATTTCAAAGGATTGTCAGAAGACTCAAACTCCCTACCTAAACAATCCAAATATAAAGGAAAATGCCAAAGCTGGGACAAACAACTTAAAATCTGGAAACATATACTAAACACTGCTAGTTTTGATTTTCAAAATGGTAATGCCGCCGTCTTACCTAACAAAAATGCCTGTAATTATTGTAAGTTTTACTTGTTTTGTCGTGTCAAAAAATAA
- a CDS encoding c-type cytochrome, which translates to MKRILLVAVIVTFTIGFVQADGAADYANSGCGSCHGSTGISVVPIYPNLAGQNAAYTVKQLKAFQSGIRKDITMNAMASIIVGKEQSIADFLATQK; encoded by the coding sequence ATGAAAAGAATTTTATTAGTGGCAGTTATAGTTACATTTACAATAGGGTTTGTTCAGGCAGACGGCGCAGCAGATTATGCTAACAGTGGTTGTGGTAGTTGTCATGGTTCTACAGGTATATCAGTCGTTCCAATATATCCTAATCTTGCTGGACAAAATGCGGCTTATACTGTTAAGCAATTAAAAGCTTTTCAATCAGGTATACGCAAGGATATAACTATGAACGCAATGGCATCAATAATTGTTGGTAAAGAACAATCAATTGCTGATTTTTTGGCAACACAAAAATAA